A window of Flavobacterium flavigenum contains these coding sequences:
- a CDS encoding TonB-dependent receptor, producing the protein MKKIYFTLFIIGQCVLAQNKTEQDTTKSQELENVFITANRTATLRKETPVAISKLTAKTINEAKATAVYEIINKTPGVLMVNLGNEQHMMSIRQPMTTNAYYLYLEDGLPIRPMGIFNHNALLEINQFNLQSIEVVKGPVSSLYGPEAVGGTINLISIKPSLDPEFKFGIQADNYGYRRFQAAGGATIGKVGFHVAGISSLQENGWMTYSDYNKDNLNVRIDYNISPSTRLISNTMYGKYYSDMSGSVNEEAFNNRTYKSTTDFTYRKSDALRTRLTLEHDWNSNSSSYITAYLRDNKLGQNPSYGIKWSPTVNPTTAKGEVNSNNFKSYGAIGQHTQKFEFLNTKLVAGALYDYSPVTYWSYVIDLKANLNPGEAGKQTVDSYEIIAEHPDSKLADYSADIFNTAGYAQLSFNPIEKLVITLGGRYDNMKVDYDNTLDLSSGSKIYDKVTFKVGANYNPTDFIGFYGNYSQGFAPPGITSIFRTKPGTGGTTAVPAEFYYNLKPADFDNYEIGGWLSFFQNKLNFDYAFYYMEGKNELLSIKLPDNSTDYRSAGETRHKGIEFGASYRPSKQFNFRLGGTYAQHTYIDFKLSDKPSDPVQNLNGKEMPAAPRWSGNSEVSYYPSWLPNLRTSVEWQLVGSYYQDQINTVKYDGYNLFNARIGYQWKKIEIYGNVMNLTDKLYAYNVSRTNIANAQPTYTAAAPRTFVFGIQYNLSLKK; encoded by the coding sequence ATGAAAAAAATATACTTTACCCTATTCATCATAGGGCAATGTGTCCTTGCACAAAATAAAACAGAACAGGACACAACAAAATCACAGGAACTTGAAAACGTTTTTATAACCGCAAATCGCACAGCAACTTTACGAAAAGAAACACCTGTCGCCATCAGCAAGTTAACTGCTAAAACTATTAACGAAGCCAAGGCAACTGCTGTCTATGAAATTATAAATAAAACACCAGGAGTTCTCATGGTGAATTTAGGAAACGAACAGCATATGATGTCTATTCGTCAGCCTATGACAACAAATGCCTACTATTTATATCTGGAAGACGGTCTGCCTATTCGCCCAATGGGAATTTTCAATCACAATGCTTTATTAGAGATTAATCAGTTTAACCTTCAAAGTATTGAAGTGGTAAAAGGTCCGGTTTCTTCTTTATATGGACCCGAAGCCGTTGGCGGTACTATTAATCTAATTTCGATAAAACCATCTCTTGATCCTGAATTTAAATTTGGAATACAGGCCGATAATTATGGTTATAGAAGATTTCAGGCTGCCGGTGGTGCTACTATTGGAAAGGTTGGCTTTCATGTTGCAGGAATTTCCAGTTTGCAGGAAAATGGCTGGATGACCTATTCTGATTATAACAAAGACAATCTGAATGTTCGAATCGATTATAACATCTCACCTTCTACGCGACTAATCAGTAATACCATGTATGGAAAATATTATTCGGACATGAGCGGAAGTGTAAATGAAGAAGCTTTTAATAACAGAACCTATAAAAGTACGACTGACTTTACATATAGAAAATCGGATGCCTTAAGAACCCGTTTAACATTAGAACATGACTGGAACAGCAACTCCAGCAGTTACATCACCGCTTATTTGCGTGATAACAAATTAGGTCAAAATCCATCCTACGGAATCAAATGGAGTCCAACTGTTAATCCGACAACTGCAAAAGGTGAAGTCAATTCAAACAACTTCAAAAGTTATGGAGCAATCGGACAGCATACTCAAAAGTTTGAATTTCTGAATACCAAACTGGTTGCAGGAGCCCTTTATGATTATTCTCCGGTAACGTATTGGTCTTATGTTATCGATTTAAAAGCCAATCTAAATCCTGGAGAGGCAGGAAAACAAACGGTAGATTCGTATGAAATTATTGCAGAACATCCGGATTCAAAACTGGCAGATTATTCGGCTGATATTTTTAATACAGCAGGCTATGCGCAATTGAGTTTTAATCCGATTGAAAAATTAGTCATCACATTGGGAGGCCGTTACGACAATATGAAAGTTGATTATGATAACACTCTCGATCTTTCTTCAGGAAGTAAAATATATGACAAGGTTACATTTAAAGTAGGAGCTAACTACAACCCAACAGATTTTATAGGTTTCTATGGCAATTATTCTCAGGGCTTTGCTCCTCCGGGAATTACATCCATTTTCAGAACAAAACCCGGAACTGGCGGTACAACAGCTGTTCCTGCCGAATTTTATTACAACTTAAAACCGGCAGATTTCGATAATTATGAAATTGGCGGATGGCTTTCCTTTTTTCAAAATAAATTAAACTTTGACTATGCTTTCTATTATATGGAAGGCAAAAACGAACTGTTAAGCATCAAACTGCCTGATAACTCAACTGATTATCGTTCCGCCGGAGAAACCCGTCATAAAGGAATTGAATTTGGAGCCTCTTATCGTCCTTCAAAACAATTCAATTTTCGACTTGGCGGAACTTACGCACAGCATACTTATATCGATTTTAAACTTTCAGACAAACCATCAGATCCGGTTCAGAATTTAAACGGAAAAGAAATGCCTGCTGCTCCAAGATGGTCCGGAAATTCAGAGGTAAGTTATTACCCAAGCTGGCTTCCCAACTTAAGAACTTCTGTCGAGTGGCAGTTGGTTGGCAGCTATTATCAGGATCAGATCAATACTGTAAAATATGATGGTTACAATTTATTCAACGCCAGAATTGGCTATCAATGGAAAAAAATTGAAATCTACGGAAATGTCATGAACCTAACCGATAAATTATACGCTTATAATGTTTCGAGAACAAATATCGCAAACGCGCAGCCTACCTATACAGCAGCTGCACCAAGAACTTTTGTTTTTGGAATACAATATAATTTATCATTAAAAAAATAA
- a CDS encoding PepSY-associated TM helix domain-containing protein, whose product MSKAIKEKKSKKKDSKFIKKIKQHMYKWHSVIGLITIIPVIFWTLSGLMHPFMAHFFKPEIAHDKLEQQIIDQNQLQFSIQEVLQKNELTQFKNFRIVAFNNKTYYQLKTIIGELWYFDALTAEKLENGDQKYAEWLSRYFLDDQKSTIKKSEVVTEFNSQYKYVNRYLPVYKLSFDRPDAMEVYVETSSGKLATFNPVSRQWFIWFFDTFHNWSFIDAISNNSIRIITMIFLLSIIGFSALSGILIYGLLWKQFKKTDSLQPKKGLRKYHRQIGIWVSLFTLTFAFSGAYHATTKWAPYTLSQMIYEPTFETKEIPRANNMLNLDWIRFQNMSIITLNDTAYYRCQLAEKETKRFKKPKSDSKWNKKEDTKSEVIYINATTNKIAPNLDLEYAEFLAYYFTDGAPKASCCEMIDTSEDDSQPSFENIKLLESKVLNDFESREYGFVNKRLPVVKLAYDTPERTTYFIETSTSRLAAVINNSDRIEGYSFAILHKFLFMDWAGKNIRDLTMVLAALTILIVSILGFILFLKK is encoded by the coding sequence ATGAGCAAAGCAATAAAAGAGAAAAAGTCCAAAAAAAAAGATTCTAAATTCATTAAAAAAATCAAACAGCACATGTACAAATGGCATAGTGTTATTGGTTTAATCACCATTATTCCGGTTATCTTCTGGACATTATCAGGTTTGATGCACCCATTTATGGCTCATTTTTTCAAACCCGAAATTGCCCATGATAAACTGGAACAGCAAATTATTGATCAAAATCAATTGCAATTTTCGATTCAGGAAGTTTTACAGAAAAACGAACTAACACAATTCAAAAATTTTAGAATTGTTGCCTTCAACAATAAAACGTATTATCAGCTTAAAACAATAATTGGCGAGTTATGGTATTTTGATGCCTTAACAGCTGAGAAACTAGAAAACGGAGATCAAAAATATGCTGAATGGCTTTCACGATATTTTTTAGACGATCAAAAAAGCACCATAAAAAAGAGTGAGGTTGTAACCGAATTTAATTCGCAATACAAATATGTAAACCGTTATTTACCTGTCTATAAATTGAGTTTTGATCGCCCTGATGCGATGGAAGTTTATGTAGAAACCTCATCAGGCAAACTGGCTACTTTTAATCCGGTTTCCAGACAATGGTTTATCTGGTTTTTCGACACTTTTCATAACTGGTCCTTTATAGATGCCATTTCGAACAACAGTATTCGGATTATTACCATGATTTTCCTACTGTCAATTATTGGATTTTCTGCCCTGAGTGGAATTTTAATTTACGGCTTACTTTGGAAACAATTCAAAAAAACAGATAGTTTACAACCCAAAAAAGGACTTCGAAAATACCATCGCCAAATCGGGATCTGGGTTTCGCTTTTTACATTGACTTTTGCTTTTAGCGGTGCGTACCATGCCACTACAAAATGGGCTCCCTACACTTTATCACAAATGATTTACGAACCTACTTTTGAAACCAAAGAAATTCCCAGAGCAAATAATATGCTCAATTTAGACTGGATTCGTTTTCAAAACATGAGCATTATTACACTCAATGATACGGCTTATTATCGTTGTCAGTTGGCTGAAAAAGAAACAAAAAGATTCAAAAAACCAAAATCAGATTCTAAATGGAACAAAAAAGAGGATACAAAATCTGAAGTCATTTACATCAATGCAACTACAAATAAAATTGCGCCAAACCTGGATTTAGAATATGCCGAATTTTTAGCTTATTATTTTACCGATGGTGCACCAAAAGCTTCGTGCTGCGAAATGATTGATACGTCAGAAGATGACTCTCAGCCTTCATTTGAAAATATAAAATTATTGGAATCAAAAGTTTTGAATGATTTTGAAAGCAGGGAATATGGCTTTGTCAATAAAAGGCTTCCAGTCGTAAAATTAGCGTATGACACACCTGAAAGAACAACTTACTTTATCGAAACTTCAACATCAAGATTAGCTGCGGTTATCAATAACTCAGACCGGATTGAAGGGTATTCTTTTGCCATCCTGCACAAATTTTTATTTATGGACTGGGCTGGAAAAAACATCCGTGACCTGACGATGGTTTTGGCTGCATTGACGATTTTGATTGTGAGTATTCTTGGGTTTATTTTGTTTTTGAAGAAATAG
- a CDS encoding TrmH family RNA methyltransferase produces MIDLDYLAFLENILTDNRKERFLHVLQNRTKHFTVAVEDVYQMHNTSAVMRSCEVFGIQELNVIEQRFGKRIDKEIALGAQKWVDINRFDSVAGCLSDLKSKGYQIIATTPHEQDCMLEDFDISKPSALFFGTEKEGLSKEIMDNADGFLKIPMVGFTESLNISVSAAIIIQNLANRLRRSDIKWQLSDEEILVKRLDWAKNSIKDIKRIEARYYEENPR; encoded by the coding sequence ATGATTGATTTAGATTACCTGGCTTTCTTAGAAAACATACTAACAGACAACCGTAAAGAAAGATTTCTACATGTTCTTCAAAATCGTACCAAACATTTTACAGTTGCCGTAGAAGATGTGTACCAAATGCACAATACAAGTGCGGTAATGCGTAGCTGTGAAGTTTTCGGAATTCAGGAACTGAATGTTATCGAACAGCGTTTTGGGAAAAGAATTGATAAAGAAATCGCCCTTGGAGCCCAGAAATGGGTAGACATTAACCGATTTGATTCAGTTGCTGGGTGTCTTTCAGATTTAAAAAGCAAAGGTTATCAAATTATTGCGACAACACCTCATGAACAAGACTGCATGCTGGAAGATTTTGACATATCAAAACCAAGCGCATTATTTTTTGGTACAGAAAAAGAAGGATTGTCTAAAGAAATTATGGATAATGCAGATGGTTTCCTGAAAATTCCAATGGTTGGTTTTACCGAAAGCCTCAATATTTCGGTTTCTGCGGCTATTATAATTCAAAACCTAGCCAACAGGCTTCGAAGATCGGATATAAAATGGCAGTTGTCTGATGAAGAGATTTTGGTAAAGCGTTTAGATTGGGCGAAAAATTCCATAAAAGATATTAAGCGTATCGAAGCGCGTTATTATGAGGAGAATCCCCGATAA
- a CDS encoding BNR repeat-containing protein translates to MNKSFYKSILCALSLTLFACATKSPKEIPVGLGWSNNSVNTVKFRKNAVTTFKDLQFTAYYDADGSVVLGKRKLNSANWEIVKTPYTGNVKDAHNSISIAVDGKGFLHISWDHHDTRLRYAKSKSPLSLDLGNEESMTGIAEQKVTYPEFYNLPNGNLLFFYRSGASGRGNMIINSYDLKNKNWSQIQSNLLNGEDKRSAYWQAKVDKKGTIHLSWVWRESWDVSTNHDICYARSFDGGLTWEKSNGEKYNLPITVASAETAWKIPEKSSLINQTSMTADENGNPYIANYWSENDIPQFQIVYLENGSWKKSNTGFRTTPFSLGGGGTKKIPISRPDLLLKEEGKNRYLYLLFRDSERENKVSMAYTNLNKDSNWKVTDLTSTAIGEWEPNYDISLWEKQKKLHIFLQNVNQVDGEGLAKSEPTIIRILEVNQLPK, encoded by the coding sequence ATGAACAAGTCTTTTTACAAGAGTATTCTATGTGCTTTATCTCTCACCCTTTTTGCCTGTGCTACAAAATCTCCCAAAGAAATTCCTGTTGGTTTAGGCTGGAGCAATAATTCTGTTAATACCGTTAAATTCAGAAAAAATGCTGTAACTACTTTTAAAGATCTTCAGTTCACAGCTTATTATGATGCAGATGGCTCTGTAGTTTTAGGCAAAAGAAAACTTAATTCTGCTAACTGGGAAATCGTAAAAACACCTTACACTGGTAATGTAAAAGATGCTCATAACAGCATTAGTATTGCTGTAGATGGAAAAGGCTTTTTACATATAAGCTGGGATCATCATGATACCAGACTTCGATATGCAAAGAGCAAGTCGCCTTTAAGTTTAGATTTAGGTAATGAAGAATCAATGACCGGAATTGCCGAACAAAAAGTGACGTATCCTGAATTTTATAATCTGCCCAACGGAAATTTATTATTCTTTTACCGTTCCGGTGCTTCGGGAAGAGGCAATATGATTATTAACTCCTATGATTTAAAAAACAAAAACTGGTCACAAATTCAAAGCAATTTATTAAATGGTGAAGACAAAAGAAGTGCTTACTGGCAAGCCAAAGTAGATAAAAAAGGCACCATACATCTCTCATGGGTTTGGAGAGAAAGCTGGGATGTTTCGACGAATCACGATATTTGTTATGCTCGTTCTTTTGATGGAGGTTTGACTTGGGAAAAATCAAATGGAGAAAAATATAATTTACCAATAACTGTAGCATCTGCAGAAACTGCTTGGAAAATTCCGGAAAAATCGAGTTTGATCAACCAAACTTCGATGACAGCTGATGAAAACGGAAACCCTTATATCGCTAATTATTGGAGTGAAAATGATATTCCGCAGTTTCAGATTGTTTATTTAGAAAATGGTAGCTGGAAAAAATCAAATACAGGTTTCCGAACAACTCCTTTCTCTCTGGGAGGTGGGGGCACCAAAAAAATCCCGATTTCCAGACCTGATTTGTTACTTAAGGAAGAAGGAAAAAACCGCTATTTGTACCTTCTTTTTAGAGACAGCGAAAGAGAAAACAAAGTCTCAATGGCTTACACAAATTTAAATAAAGACAGCAATTGGAAAGTAACCGATTTAACCTCAACCGCAATAGGTGAATGGGAACCTAATTATGATATTTCACTTTGGGAAAAGCAAAAAAAACTTCATATCTTTCTTCAAAATGTAAATCAGGTTGACGGCGAAGGTCTGGCAAAGTCAGAACCGACAATCATACGGATATTAGAAGTGAATCAGTTACCCAAATAA
- a CDS encoding SIR2 family NAD-dependent protein deacylase — MKKKLVVLTGAGISAESGIKTFRDSDGLWEGHDVMEVATPEGWYKNQELVLDFYNKRRQQLKEVEPNLGHKILAELEKDFDVYIITQNVDDLHERAGSSKVLHLHGELLKVRSTKNRDLILDWTEDLITGDLDENGHQLRPHIVWFGEDVPALEEAIAITETADYFAVIGTSLQVYPAAGLISYTYSITPVFYIDPKPISIPNIRNKIETIAKFASEGVADLRDKLLNLEKTK, encoded by the coding sequence ATGAAAAAGAAATTAGTAGTACTGACAGGAGCAGGAATAAGCGCCGAAAGCGGTATCAAAACATTTCGTGACAGTGACGGATTATGGGAAGGTCATGACGTAATGGAAGTAGCCACTCCCGAAGGCTGGTATAAAAATCAGGAACTGGTTTTGGATTTTTACAACAAAAGACGCCAACAGCTTAAAGAAGTGGAACCTAATTTAGGACACAAAATCCTAGCCGAATTAGAAAAAGATTTTGATGTTTATATCATCACTCAAAATGTTGATGATTTACATGAAAGAGCTGGCAGTTCTAAAGTTCTACACCTTCATGGAGAATTGCTAAAAGTCAGAAGTACCAAAAATCGCGATTTGATTTTAGACTGGACTGAGGATTTAATCACGGGAGATTTAGATGAAAATGGACACCAGCTGCGTCCGCATATTGTTTGGTTTGGCGAAGATGTTCCGGCACTTGAAGAAGCGATTGCCATAACGGAAACCGCTGATTATTTTGCCGTAATCGGAACTTCCCTTCAAGTTTATCCTGCTGCGGGTCTGATAAGTTACACCTATAGTATTACACCAGTTTTTTATATTGATCCGAAGCCAATTTCAATTCCGAATATTAGAAACAAAATTGAAACCATTGCAAAATTCGCTTCAGAAGGTGTAGCTGACCTGAGAGATAAACTATTGAATTTAGAAAAAACAAAATGA
- a CDS encoding sterol desaturase family protein, whose product MIFESWLQQLAEFNLVSLAVFFLIENLVLIYISVLIGRIIEPENTVLKKSDRKWVFSTLICNTFITVSGFELYRLGILEIDFSASIVTLLLDTLLLIVLMDFFMFCFHFLAHRLKWFNPIHRLHHTHVDTSVYSLYVLHPIETLGFGMIWLFLITLLKFKFLSIIIYLILNLSYGIFGHLKTDIFPDFWYKNRLTKWISTTKFHNDHHKNESRNYGFYFTIWDKIFKTII is encoded by the coding sequence ATGATTTTTGAAAGCTGGCTGCAGCAATTAGCGGAATTCAATCTGGTTTCCTTGGCTGTTTTTTTCCTGATTGAAAACTTAGTTTTGATCTATATCTCAGTTTTGATCGGACGAATAATTGAACCAGAGAATACTGTTTTAAAAAAGTCTGATCGTAAATGGGTATTCTCAACTCTAATTTGCAATACATTCATAACAGTATCAGGCTTTGAATTGTATCGATTGGGAATCCTCGAAATAGATTTTTCAGCATCAATTGTTACTTTATTATTGGACACCTTATTGCTGATTGTTTTAATGGACTTTTTTATGTTCTGCTTTCACTTTCTGGCTCATCGCTTAAAATGGTTCAACCCTATTCACAGGCTTCATCACACACATGTTGATACCAGTGTTTACAGCCTTTATGTACTTCACCCTATTGAAACTTTAGGCTTTGGTATGATTTGGCTATTTTTAATTACGCTCCTGAAATTTAAATTTTTAAGCATCATAATTTACCTCATTTTAAACTTATCGTACGGAATATTTGGCCATTTAAAGACTGACATTTTTCCTGATTTTTGGTATAAAAACCGCTTAACAAAATGGATCTCAACTACAAAATTCCATAACGACCATCATAAAAATGAATCGCGTAATTATGGTTTCTATTTTACGATTTGGGATAAAATTTTCAAAACGATAATTTAA
- the purB gene encoding adenylosuccinate lyase yields the protein MTTLNELNAISPIDGRYRNKTQNLAPFFSEEALIKYRVLVEVEYFIALCEIPLPQLQGINSDLFESLRNIYKNFSTEDALWIKETEKVTNHDVKAVEYFIKDAFEKLGLSQYKEFIHFGLTSQDINNTAIPLSTKEAFEQVYMPTLISVIAKLKELSVEWKDIPMLARTHGQPASPTRLGKEILVFVERLEEQMRLLFNIPFAAKFGGATGNFNAHHVAYPQIDWKQFGTKFVETGLGLQHSFPTTQIEHYDHFAAFFDGLKRINNIIIDLDRDIWTYVSMDYFKQKIKAGEIGSSAMPHKVNPIDFENSEGNLGIANAIFEHLAAKLPISRLQRDLTDSTVLRNIGVPVGHTIIAFEATLKGLNKLLLNESKFAEDLEKNWAVVAEAIQTILRREAYPNPYEALKGLTRTNEAIDKNAIHNFIATLEVSDSVRAELMAITPSNYTGI from the coding sequence ATGACTACTCTAAACGAATTGAATGCTATATCCCCAATTGACGGAAGATATAGAAATAAAACCCAAAATTTAGCACCTTTCTTCTCTGAAGAAGCTTTAATAAAATATCGTGTATTAGTTGAAGTTGAATACTTTATTGCTTTATGCGAAATTCCATTGCCGCAATTACAGGGCATAAATTCAGATTTATTTGAAAGCCTTCGTAATATTTACAAGAATTTCTCTACTGAAGACGCGCTTTGGATTAAAGAAACTGAGAAAGTAACGAACCATGACGTAAAGGCGGTGGAATACTTTATCAAAGATGCTTTTGAAAAATTAGGTTTATCGCAATACAAAGAGTTCATCCACTTCGGATTAACCTCTCAGGACATTAACAATACGGCCATTCCACTTTCTACAAAAGAAGCATTTGAGCAGGTTTATATGCCAACATTAATTTCTGTAATTGCAAAATTAAAAGAATTAAGCGTTGAATGGAAGGACATTCCGATGTTAGCACGTACGCACGGACAACCGGCCTCTCCTACCCGTTTGGGAAAAGAAATTTTGGTTTTTGTAGAACGTCTTGAAGAGCAGATGCGTTTGTTGTTCAATATTCCGTTTGCAGCTAAATTTGGAGGAGCAACAGGAAATTTTAATGCACATCATGTAGCCTATCCACAAATAGACTGGAAGCAATTCGGAACCAAATTTGTTGAGACCGGTTTAGGTTTGCAACATTCATTTCCGACCACTCAAATCGAGCATTACGATCATTTTGCAGCATTTTTTGATGGTTTAAAAAGAATCAACAACATCATTATCGATTTAGACCGTGATATCTGGACGTATGTTTCAATGGACTATTTCAAGCAAAAAATCAAAGCCGGCGAAATCGGATCATCAGCAATGCCGCATAAAGTAAACCCGATTGATTTTGAAAATTCAGAAGGAAACTTAGGAATTGCAAATGCTATTTTTGAACATTTGGCTGCTAAATTACCGATCTCAAGATTACAGCGTGATTTGACCGACAGTACCGTTTTAAGAAATATCGGAGTTCCTGTTGGACATACTATTATTGCTTTTGAAGCTACTTTGAAAGGTTTGAATAAATTACTTTTAAACGAAAGTAAATTTGCCGAAGATTTAGAAAAGAACTGGGCAGTTGTTGCAGAAGCAATCCAGACTATCCTGCGTCGTGAAGCCTATCCAAATCCTTATGAAGCGTTGAAGGGCTTAACCAGAACCAATGAAGCAATCGATAAAAATGCCATTCATAATTTTATTGCAACTTTAGAAGTTTCTGATTCGGTAAGAGCAGAATTAATGGCTATTACCCCTAGTAATTACACAGGAATTTAA
- a CDS encoding cation:proton antiporter, whose protein sequence is MIALTAAAETTHHLQPLISDLGLILMTAGIAVLIFKKMKQPLVLGYLIAGFLAGNHFDFFPSITDMKSVEVWAEIGVIFLLFSLGLEFSFKKLMKVGGTSSITAITQILFMTLIGYCVGQWMGWSKMDSIFLGATLSISSTTIIIRAFDELGVKGKKFVGIVFGALIVEDIVAILMLVLLSTIAVSNEVSGGALLQSVLKLVFFLIIWFLGGIFIIPTILKKAKHLLTDEMLLIISLAMCLMMVIFAANVGFSPALGAFIMGSIIAETTQAEKIEHLIQPVKDLFGAVFFVSVGMLINPATLIDFAIPVLIITLVTIFGKSLSSSFGALLSGQPLKQSVQTGMSLAQIGEFSFIIATLGMTLKVTSDFLYPIIVAVSAITTFTTPFLIKYSESFAHALEQKMPKKWVKNINRYSVNAQAIKSVSTWQIVLRSSITQIILHTIIITAIILLSSKFVAPSVADTRFGNTLAALLTLVIIAPFLWALSLRRVKVDEVERLWEERKYRGALLMLILIRMSIGLFFVGFLLNIFFSPTVAFVALIIAIAAYQIFPKKLNEQYHKIENHFLKNLNDRENKKIDRRYANLMPWDGHMSIFEIGKESNLAGKTLEELHIREQMGINIAYIRRGEITIAIPTKTERLFPGDEICVIGTDAQITEFNKYLTQNEIEPPKNVEESEVVLRQLEVSNEDFTEKSIGQFRGKTGGMVVGIERNGNRILNPESSLILQLNDIIWVVGDKKKMAELLKKPLRS, encoded by the coding sequence ATGATTGCCTTAACTGCCGCTGCTGAAACTACACACCACTTACAACCTTTAATAAGTGATCTGGGACTAATCCTGATGACTGCCGGAATTGCTGTACTTATTTTTAAAAAAATGAAACAGCCTCTGGTTTTGGGCTACCTGATTGCAGGTTTTTTAGCCGGAAACCATTTTGATTTTTTTCCTTCAATAACCGACATGAAGAGTGTCGAAGTCTGGGCCGAAATTGGGGTGATTTTTTTATTGTTTAGTTTGGGGCTCGAATTTAGTTTTAAGAAATTAATGAAAGTGGGCGGTACTTCTTCTATTACGGCCATAACGCAGATATTGTTTATGACACTCATTGGTTATTGTGTCGGACAATGGATGGGCTGGTCAAAAATGGACAGTATTTTTCTTGGGGCTACGCTTTCGATTTCATCTACAACAATTATCATCAGGGCATTTGATGAATTAGGTGTTAAAGGAAAAAAGTTCGTTGGAATTGTTTTCGGTGCTCTTATTGTTGAAGATATCGTTGCAATTCTGATGTTAGTTTTGCTATCGACCATTGCTGTAAGTAATGAAGTTTCAGGTGGCGCTTTGCTACAATCTGTTTTAAAATTGGTATTCTTTTTAATTATATGGTTTTTGGGCGGAATCTTCATTATTCCTACCATTCTCAAAAAGGCTAAACATCTCTTAACTGATGAAATGCTGCTTATCATTTCACTGGCCATGTGTTTAATGATGGTGATTTTTGCTGCAAATGTTGGTTTTTCTCCTGCATTAGGTGCTTTTATAATGGGTTCTATTATTGCCGAAACTACTCAGGCAGAAAAAATTGAACATCTGATTCAGCCTGTTAAAGACTTATTCGGAGCGGTTTTCTTTGTGTCTGTAGGAATGTTAATTAATCCTGCAACATTAATTGACTTTGCAATTCCGGTTTTGATTATTACACTAGTGACTATTTTTGGAAAATCATTGAGTTCTTCATTTGGGGCTTTATTATCCGGTCAGCCTTTGAAACAATCGGTTCAAACCGGAATGAGTCTGGCACAGATTGGGGAGTTTTCTTTTATCATTGCGACACTTGGAATGACACTAAAAGTTACAAGCGATTTCCTGTATCCCATAATTGTAGCCGTTTCTGCCATTACAACCTTTACCACGCCTTTTTTAATTAAATATTCAGAATCGTTCGCTCATGCTTTAGAACAAAAAATGCCGAAAAAATGGGTCAAAAACATCAATCGTTACAGTGTAAATGCACAGGCAATTAAATCGGTCAGTACCTGGCAAATTGTACTGCGCTCTTCGATAACACAAATTATTCTTCATACAATAATCATTACGGCAATTATTTTATTGTCATCTAAATTTGTGGCACCTTCCGTAGCTGATACCAGATTTGGAAATACATTAGCAGCTTTATTGACTTTAGTTATAATTGCTCCATTTTTATGGGCACTTTCGCTGCGCCGTGTGAAAGTGGACGAAGTTGAAAGATTATGGGAAGAACGTAAATATCGCGGGGCTCTCCTGATGCTAATCTTAATCAGAATGAGTATTGGATTATTTTTTGTTGGATTTTTATTAAATATATTCTTTTCGCCAACAGTTGCTTTTGTTGCCTTGATTATTGCCATTGCTGCTTACCAGATATTCCCTAAAAAATTAAACGAGCAATATCATAAAATCGAAAATCACTTTTTAAAGAACCTGAATGACCGTGAAAATAAAAAAATAGACAGAAGATATGCCAATTTAATGCCATGGGACGGACACATGTCTATTTTTGAAATTGGAAAAGAATCAAACCTGGCCGGAAAAACATTAGAAGAACTGCATATCCGTGAACAGATGGGAATCAATATTGCTTACATAAGACGCGGTGAAATCACAATTGCAATTCCGACTAAAACCGAGCGTTTATTTCCGGGTGATGAAATTTGTGTCATTGGTACCGATGCTCAAATTACTGAATTTAATAAATATCTGACCCAGAATGAAATTGAACCTCCTAAAAATGTAGAAGAATCTGAAGTTGTGCTGCGCCAGCTGGAAGTTTCTAATGAGGACTTTACAGAAAAAAGCATTGGCCAGTTTAGAGGTAAAACCGGTGGAATGGTGGTTGGAATCGAGAGAAACGGAAATCGTATTCTAAATCCTGAATCCAGTTTAATTTTACAGCTAAACGATATTATATGGGTAGTTGGAGATAAGAAAAAAATGGCTGAGTTGTTGAAAAAGCCTCTTAGAAGCTGA